The Maridesulfovibrio ferrireducens DNA segment AGTTGTTTGTCCAAATGATCATATGTGCCGTCATGAAGTTGGCGCGGATGTTGTTTTTAATGCTGTGTCTCGCTTCATAAAGAATGGAGTCTGGGAATATTCAGCTGAGAAGGGTGTCCGTTCATATCTGACCGGGCGGGATGAGCTTGGTTTCATGACTCTGTCGTCGCTTTCAGGTCATGATGAAACTGACCGTCACAAATGGATAATCTTGCAAAGAGAGTTGTACCGTCGTTTTCTTGACGAGGAAGATCTTTCTGCATTGTCACTGAATAGTACGCCTCCTTCGCGAGAATTCTGTCTCAGACTTATGAAGCCGCTTTCAGAAGCCCGCGATCTTCTTTTTCTGCTGAGTAAACAATCCGAATTACTGCAAGGCAATCCTATGGAAAGTCTGAAAGTTAAATTTTTAGCTAACTTTCAGAAAATACAGGATATTTTGTCATCAAGTCCCGAGCTTACAGTCCTTTCATCTCTTTGGTATTTTGAGTCCAGAGCGCATGATTCTATGGATGGACTTTCGCTTCTTCTAAATCGTTACAGATCTCTTGTTTCTGCGCTTCATATTTCTTTTGAATAAACTTGGCACAACTCTTGTATATTCTCCTGCGTACCGGACCAACCGGAAAAATTTACGTATCTAATTCAGAAGGAGAGTAATCATGGTCGTCATCGATGGACACAAAAAGGAAATGGACATTAGAAGTTTTGAAAATCTGGAACAGGTTTTTGATAGCGTACTCGAAAATGGATTTCTTGACGGACGCATCGTAACTGATGTTTTCGTAAATGAAGAACCTTTCAGCGAAATTTATCCCAATCAGTCTGAAGATATCGAAACTTCAGAGATTGAAAGTCTTGAAATCAAGAGTGCTACAACCGTTGAAATGGCAAGCAGCATTACTCTTGAACTTTACAAAGTTGTTAACATTATGGCAGGCGGAGGCAAGCAGGTTGCAGAGCTTTTCAGACAGGCAGATGATGCCGAAGCACTTGAACTATATCAGGATCTTCTTGATGTAACTAGAGACTTCCTCGGCATGCTAGGCAGCCTCAGGGATCAATTTTCCCTCAAAGACAGCAACGGCTTCGGCGTAGTGTTGGAAGAATTTTCCAGTCTTTTCACTGAAATGACTGAAGTGCTTGAAAATGAAGATTGGATTTTACTTGCAGATTTACTTGAATATGAATTTCTGCCTTCAGTTGAAAAGTGGAAGAATGTTATTTCCGCAATTCGTGAAGATATCAGAGAGGCAGCTAAGAGGTAAATATCATGGCTGACACATTAAATCTTTTGGATCAGGCTTTAGACCTTGGACATAAGGAACTTAAGTTTCTGGTTGCCGGAGAAGTTGAAGAAGCTTTTCAGGCTGCGGAACAACGGGGATTATATACCACTCAGGCCCTTGAAACTAAAGCAAGCGTAAGCCTTGATGATATTTTGAGTAAACTTGAAAAGCTCAAATCTCTTCAGGGGCAGCTGACAACGGAAGCTAAGAAGTTACACGCTTCGGTTAAAGCGGATCTCGGGCAGGCCAAAAAGGAAAGTGTTCGGTTTAAGGGGTATCTTGGTGTCGCTAAAGGTACTCCCATTATGAAAAACCGTTATATTCATAAGGTCGGGTAATTTCGCAGACCTGTTTTCAGCCTTATCCTATTGCGTTAAATGACGGTACGACATGATTAGCCCCGGCAGGAATTATATTCCGGTCGGGGTTTTATCCTTTAATTCACTTGATTAAATTTCAGTCCAATCAATAAATTGCTCATTTTCATCGCGAATGGTCCCGCTCATGGTGAATCCTACACCAAGTCTGCATGACTTTCTGTCGATGTTTTCAACTGTACGTATTTTACCAGCATACCAGTAAGGCTTGAATATTTTTTGACGGAAGTTGAACATAAAAATATTAATGAGCACATCTGTATCTGTATCAAATTTATTTTCGCTTAAAATAAGAGGAGTGCTGACTGCTAAGCCTCCGTTTGAAATGTTGATAACTTCATTATCTTCATGTCCGCCTGACCTTGGATCATATGAGTTAACCGCCAAGTCAGGGATGGAGTCGGCAAAAGAAGCGTCATCAGTATCAGGTTTTCCGAGCCAGATTTTAACCCTTATGAACTGCTGATCGATAACTCTTTTACGTTTATGACGGCGGCGTATGATGCTTGAAAAAGAGCGGGGAAGACTTGCACTCAATCTGCTGCATCCTTCCTTTTTACATTCAAGAGAAATTATTGTTGTTTTGAAGTTGTTAACTGAGCCTGTTTCTGTTTTTTCAGGCGGGAACATCATCAATATTTGTCCAAACTCCGATTGTTGCGATAATCCCATCTCGTCAACGATTTCGAGATTTATGCGGTCTTCTTTTATGTCCGTAATTACCGCGCGGGCGAGAACATTTTCATGTGATTCAGAATTAGCAAGATCCAGAATTATGCCGTTATCTTTGAAATCTGATATCAGATTTTTTTTGTAGTTTGATCCTCCGTCTCGTTTCCGGGAAGAAGAGCGGAGCATAAGATAAGCAATCAGTGCGGCTAGAAAACCTATAGCTCCGGCCGTGGTGAGTATTATAGGCATAGATTCCGGCGGCAGTGCCTTAAAAATTTTCATAGCCGGAACAGCTATTGCTGAGTCTATTTTATCTAAAAAGAATTGAAGGCTTATTTTTTCCATCGGTAATATCCTGTAGTGAATATTATATTGCTAAAAATTTTATTCTCATCATTTACTTATGTAGGTGGCGGGAGTGCAAGTTGTCAATGTTGGTTTGTTACTGGACTATCATGGTTATTACGGCTATTCACCGCCTTAACGAATGGTTATTAATGCGGGTGTAATATTAAAATTAACGCTAAATTATTTTTGCCCGATCTGATACATGCGAAAACATTGCTTAATGCAGGGTTTGTGAAATGCTCGAAAGGACTTTTTGTCATCTTAAGGGAATAGGAAACACCACTGAGGCTAAAATCTGGGAATCCGGAGTCAGTCACTGGAATGATATTCTGGAAGGAACTGATATTCCGTTTTCACCTGCGAAGGTGAATGAGCTGGAAATAGGGTGCGGTGAATCTCTGAAAAGACTTAAAGAATGTGATCCCATATGGTTTGCGGATAGACTTCCGGCCTCCGATCAATGGCGTCTTTATCCTCATTTTCGCAAGAACATAGCTTATATAGATATAGAAACGACCGGAACGGATGCTCATTGCTGCGATATTACGACTATAGCTCTCTGGAACGGGCGTGAGGTTAAAACTTACGTGCAGGGGCGTAATCTTCATGAGTTTGAAGAAGAAATAGCCAAGTATCAGATGATAGTCAGTTTTAACGGTAAATGTTTTGATGTGCCTTTTATCGAGAAATATTTCGGTATCAAGGTCAAAGCCGCTCATATTGATTTACGGTTTGTTTTCAGGTCGCTCGGAATTACCGGCGGACTTAAAGGAATTGAACATTATTTCGGTATGGATCGCGGTGACGCAGAAGGTCTGGACGGATATTTTGCTGTTCTTTTATGGAATGAATACGAAATGTCAGGTAACGAGAAAGCGCTTGAAACTTTGCTGGCATATAATGTTCTGGATAGTGTTAATCTTGAGAACTTGATGATTCGCGGCTATAATCTTCATATAGAAAGATTTCCGCAGCATGATCTTGAACCTCTTTCCACAGTTCCGGAGCCGCTCAATCCGTTTAAAGCACATATTGATGTAGTGGAATCTATAAGACGCAGATATCCTTCCGGAGGAGCTTTTCGGAAGTTCTAAAATAAAAACAGTACATATTTTTCCTAAGAAAAATAGTCCTGTTGTCAGTGTGAATTTATTTCCCATTAAAGCCGTTTTCAAAATTGAAAACGGCTTTTTTTATGCAATTTAAAAAATATCATTACACTTAACATGTTTAAATACATTATTAAAAGATAGATAAGCTGGTTTGAAGGGAGATCTTTAAATAATTGGGTACGATCTGTGCATTATGTGAGTGGGCAAGGCAAAGGATGCCTGTCTGATTAACATTTTGATGATTGTAAGGGGAGAATGGAGATGCAGGAACAGACCGCCGTGGACGTTGAAAAAGTTAGTTATTCGCATAAATTCATACAGGATATGGTCATCAATCCTTCCTTTTATACTGATAGTTCCTTGTTGAAAGATGTTAACGAGATGAGTAAACCCTCTGTTGTAATTACAGATCCCATGATTATGGGAATGGTTCTTAAATTTTTCTATTGTTATGTCCATAAGGGCTGTTTTGATGAAGTTGTTCCGCTGGAAAAAGTCAGTGAGCTATGTGAAATGTTCAGCCGTCATCGCAGTCTTAACGAGCCTGATGATGATATTGAATTGATGAATTATCTGCGTCAGTGGTCATTTTCTCTCCGAATGCTCGCTGATATTCCTAAAACAAGCCATATTATCCGTTCCATTATCACACATAAAATTTCTCCGAATCTTATGGATTTAGATGAATATGTCGGTCTGGATATCGGCACCGGGACTGGAATTTTGCTTCTTGCACAATATATCCATGCCCGAAGACTGGGTTTCGAAAAGATTCATCTTTACGGAATAGAATATGATAAGATGGTCGGGTTGCAGAGCTATAAAATTTTCAAAGAACTGGGAATTGCTGAAATTATTCTTGGCGATGCCAGAGAAAGCCGTAATTATGAGCCGTTAATGGATAAGCAGGTCACATTTGTCTCAAATGAAACTGTTGCCGCCATGCACCAGCCACTTCGGCGTGATCACTTTGTAGCTATATGCCGCACTCTTTTTAGGACTGTCGGCAACAACATTAAAGATGCAGGATTTTTCCCGGAAGGGTTGATCGCTTTTTGTAAGGAAATGAATGTATCTGTACTTCTTGCGAAAAACACAGCTTTTCTAGGGCCGAAAGAATATCATGATATGCATCTTCTCCCGCAGGGGATTATTATAGAAGGAAATATTGTTCCGCTCCATCAGCTTGGAGATGAACTGCTGCCGTATATGTCTGAATGGGCTCGAGAGCGTCTTTCCCGTAGATGGTAATAATTCCAAATTATTAAGAAATTTTAGAATCTCCTCCAGCATATTTTACGATATGTGGGAGGAGATTTTTTATGTTTGTTTGTCGGTTCATTTAGCTTTACAGTGCGTAATAAATATATGATATTCCGCGCGCTCGCGTGACAGGCGTATAGCTGTTTTATATATTGAAGGGTGAGCAGTAAATTTTTATGTGACAACGGAGAATTTCTTGAATTTCGAATCGTTTTGCTTTGACTCCCGCATAGCTTCCGGCATTCGTGCGACCGGTTACAGCGCTCCGACGTCTGTTCAAGTAAAGGCTATCCCCGCTGTTTTGGAGGGTTGCGATGTCTTTGGGTTAACCCAGTCAGGCACCGGAAAAACCTCTGCTTTTGTGTTGCCCATTCTTCAGCGTTTAATAACGGCTGAGGCCCCGACTCGTGGACCTATACGTGTTTTGGTGCTGGCTCCTGCCCGTGAACAGGTTTTAAAAATTCACGAAAAATTTATTTCGCTTGGTAAACAGACAGGAATACGTTGCAGTGCTGTTTTTGGCGATGGTGATGCTGAATCCGGCATACAGATTAAGCTGAAAGAAATTTCCCGCGTGACAGTGCTTGTCGCCACTCCTGACAGACTTCTGGAGCTGATTAATCGCGCCGAAGTTGATTTATCCTATGTTGATACTCTTGTTGTTGATGAAGCTGACACTCAACTGACGATGGATTTTTCAGTTGAAATTAAGTCTATTCTCGCTAAGCTACCGTTGAAACGACAGAATTTAATGTTTTCCGCTACTCTGCCTTCAAGCGTGAGCACCCTCTCCGCAGAGATTTTGCATGATCCTAAAATATTTCAAATCGCGAATACTGCACCTGTTGAAACCGTAAAGCATATCTGCTGCCCTGTTCCGATTCATCTTAAGCAGGAATTTTTGAAAGCTTTGCTTGAAGATATAGAGTTTGAAAGTGTTCTGGTTTTTGTCAGAACCAGACGCTGGGCGGAACGACTTGCCGCAAGACTTGTAAAAGCAGGGTATAATGCAGCGTCACTTCATGGCGATTTGTCTCAAAGTAAACGGAAAGTAGTTTTAGACGGATTTAAGAGCGGGGAATTTAATATTATGGTCGCTACTGATTTAGCGGCCAGCAGTCTCGAGTGTTCTTCAATTACGCATGTCATTAATTATGACATGCCGGATACCTTTGAAATATATAGACATCGTATGGAAAAGACTGGGATTGACGGTAAAAAAGGTGTAGCATTTCTTTTTGCCGCTGATGAAGATATAGCTCAGGTTGTGGAGATAGGAAAATTAGTTGAGGGCCGCCTTTCGGTACATCATTTAGACAATTTTGATTACAAGGGTTCCAAACCTGAACCTGTTTTACCTGAGGTTGTGAAGAAAAAAGAACGCAGCAAGCCCGGACGTGCTAAAAAAGGTAATAAACGGCATGGTCATAGTGGTAAGGGGTCGGTTTAAAAACGAAAAGTTAAGAGTTTAATATCTTGTAGCTCCATGATATATGAGCAATATGAATCGGACAGAAATATGAAAAAATTTTGGATTACCACCCTCGGTTGTAAAATCAATCAATATGAAAGCGAATCAATCCGTCAGCGCTGGGAGCAGATGGGATTTGAGCAGGCTGCCAATGACGTGGAAGCTCATGAGGTCGTGATTAATTCGTGTGCTGTAACCGCATCAGCTTTACGCGATTTGCGTCAACTCGTTCGCAGCATCAACCGCCGGAATCCCGAAGCTGATATTATTATCACCGGATGTGCCGCACAGGTTTTTGCCGGAGAATTAGCAGAGCTTCCCGGTGTCAGTGAAGTTATTCCGCAAGATCACAAGGCGGATCTTTTAAAGCTTGATAAACTTCATGACTCTGAAGAAAAAGTTGAAAATTCAGATGGGGTGACAATTTTTCAGCCTTTTGAAATTAAAGATTATCAAAGAGCAAGAGCTGTAGTCAAAGTGCAGGACGGGTGTTCGCATCGCTGTACATATTGTATAGTACCAATCACCCGCGGGCCTAGTGTCAGCAGGAAGATTGAAGATATTCTGAGTGAAATTCAAAGACTGCTGGATGCCGGATTCAGAGAAATGGTAATCAGCGGTATTAATCTCAGTCATTATGGGCGTGAATTTAAAGATCGTCCTGATTTCTGGGATCTCATGGAGCGGATTGAAAAGGAATTCGGTTCAGAGTGGGGTGGCAGGGCAAGACTACGTATCAGTTCACTTGAACCGGGCCAGCTCAAAGATCGTGCGTTTGAAGTTTTTTCATCCTCTAAATTAATATGCCCGCAACTGCATTTATCTTTGCAGAGTGGTGATTATTCAGTGTTGAAAAGAATGGGTAGAGGGCATTATAAGCCGCAGGATGCTCTTACTTTTGTTGAAGAGTTAACCAAGATATGGCCTGTTTTCGGTCTTGGAGCTGATATTTTGACCGCTTTTCCTGGAGAAACAGAGGAAGAGTTTAATAATACTTTTGAATTCTGCCAAAAGCTTCCTCTATCTTATGCGCATGTTTTTCCGTATTCAGTCAGGCCGGGAACTGTTGCTGCGAAAATGAAAGGACAACTTTCCGGTTTTATAAAAAAAGAGCGCGGGGCAAAACTTCGTGAACTTGTTGAAGAAAAGAAAGCTGAGTTTTTGAATAAAATTTTAGGGTTGAATTCATTGAAAGTCCTTTTTCAGGATAAAAATAAAGGTATTTGTGAGTTTTATTCGACATGTGAGTTGGAAAATGGTTTTGAAGGAGCCGTACCGCGTGAACTCGTGAAAGTTGTTCCTATAAAGATTTTGAAAGATAAGTTGTTGGTTCGTATTTTAGAGCCGGAATGTTAGAGTAAATTTGTTACTATAAAATTGTCAGTATAAAATTGATAAGCAGCGCAAGCGTATGCTGCTTAAATTATATTTTAAAAGAAAGGAGGCTCAATGCCTGTTAGCATGACTGGATTCGGACGTTTTGAGAGTACTGAAGATAAATGGAGCCATTGCTGGGAAATCCGCAGCGTAAATTCACGTTACCTTGATCTTAAATGGAGATTGCCCGGTTTCCTTCGCGGATATGAATCCCGCTGGGAAAAACTGGTCAGAAAATATGGATCTCGCGGTAGGGTTGATATTTCTTTGAACCTTGAAGTTTTCAGCGCAGAACTATTAGGAATTGGTCTGAATAAGCTTCAGGCCGAAGCTATGATCACACAGGTTCGCGATATGGCAACTGCTGATGGTGTAGATTTTACTCCGGATTACAATAGGCTTTTCGGCTTATCTTCCTTGTGGAGAGACGCTTCAAGCGAGCCTGATCCTAAACTTGCAGCATCAATTACAGCCGGTCTTGAAGGCGCTCTTGCTAACTGGCGTGAGTCTAGACAGGCTGAAGGCGATGACCTTGTTGTAGACCTTAAAGAGCGTTTTACTCTGCTCAAAGAATATGGCGAAACAGTTAAAGCTAAAGTTCCTGAAATTCTTGAAATGAGACGTGTAGCTCTTATCGAAAGAGTAACTAACATGATGGAAACTCTTGGTGCTGAGTATTCTGAAGACAGAATGATTCAGGAAGTAGCGATTCTTACTGATAAGCTTGATGTTTCAGAAGAAGCCACACGTCTTGATGCTCACCTCGACCGTATTTTTGAAGTTCTGAATAGTAATAAAGATGCTGGTAAAAGACTCGATTTCCTTCTTCAGGAAACATTCAGAGAAATTAATACTTGCGGTAACAAATGTCAGGATATCGAAGTCAGCCGCGTAGTTGTTGAATTCAAAGCTGAGCTTGAAAAATGCCGTGAGCAGGTTCAAAACATCGAATAATTTGGTTGTAAATGCAAAAGCAGACATTACTCAATATAGGTTTTGGTAATTACGTGGTTTCCAGCCGCGTAATTACCATTGTTAATCCTTCATCTTCTCCGATGCGTAGACTTCGTGAAGATGCAAGGCAGGAAGGCCGCCTTGTCGATGCAACTCAGGGACGTAAAACAAGGTCCATTATAGTTATGGATTCCAACCATGTAATCCTGTCAGCTATACAGGCGGAAACAATCGGACATCGTTATACATCTGGAGACGCTGACAATGACTGATACGCGGTTTCCGTCACGAAAAGGTCAAGTTCTGGTACTTTGCGCGCCATCCGGCACTGGTAAGAGTACTCTTGTAAAAAGTCTTCGCGGTGAATTCTCCGAAGTGGGATTTTCTATTTCGTGCACAACTCGTGAACCTAGACAAGGGGAAGCGCACGGCAGAGAGTATTATTTCTTATCCGTTGATGAATTCAAGGCAAAACGAGATGCTGGTGAATTTGCGGAATGGGCAGAAGTCCACGGTAATTTTTACGGAACTCCGAAAAAGCCTGTCGAGAAGATGTTATTTAAAGGGATGGATATTCTTTTTGATATCGATTTTCAGGGAGCTATGCAGCTCATGGAAACGATGCCGGATGGAATATTTGTCTTTTTGATGCCTCCGTCCTATTCGGAATTGAAGGCCCGTCTTGAAGGGCGGAACACAGATTCTGCTGAAGTTATCGGACGCAGATTAAGAAATGCAATGAGTGAAATGGCCTCAGCCCCTCAGTTTGAGTACTGGATCGTCAATGATGATCTTGACAAGGCTTATTCTGAATTGAGGTCAATTTACCTTGCCGGGAAAAATCGTCCCTGTACCAATCCGGGACTTCTTGAAAGTATATTAAGCACTTGGGAGTAGTATGTCTGAATTAGTTGTCGCCCTAGATTTTAAAGATGCGAAATCCGCCATTGCCATGGCCGAAAAAGTCCGCGGAGTTGCTCCCTGGGTAAAAGTCGGTCTTGAACTTTTTTGTGCGGAAGGGCCTCAGATTATATCCACGTTTAAGGATATGGGATTTAAAGTTTTTATCGATCTCAAATTTTTTGATATCCCCAATACCGTAAAAGGTGCTGTGCGTTCCGCCACGCTGGCGGGAGCTGATATGCTCAGTCTGCATGCTATGGGCGGAGAGCGTATGGCTATTGCTGCCCGTGAAGGTAGAGCTGAAGCTGCGATTGGCGGTGCTGGTCCTTTACTGATGGCTATTACTGTACTCACAAGTATGAGCGAAGAAGATCTTCCTTTTGCTGTTCCGAACGGACTTGGCGACGCTGTGCTTGATCTGGCGCTTGCGTCTTCTCAGGCAGGACTGGACGGAGTGGTCTGTTCCGGGCTTGAAGTGGAATCCGTTAAAGAAAAATGCGGTAGCGATTTCTTATGTCTGACTCCGGGTATCAGGCCCGCATCAGTTTCTGATGATCAGCGCAGAGTTGTTACTCCGGCGCAGGCTGTCAGCAGAGGTTCAAACTTTCTAGTTGTCGGAAGACCCATCACCGGCGCGGATGATCCGGCGGAAGCTGCTCGTAGTATAATTGCTGAAATGAATTCTTAGCCGGAGGCCGTAAGGTAAAATGTCTACAGGACAACGGACTAAGCTTCATGGTGTTTTTTCAACTCTGACAGAATCTAAAGTCGGAGCAGGGGCCACGACCAAACAGACCTTTCAAAAAACTTATTGGTTTGTAGAAGAACTTAAAAATGAAATTGTTGAGGTTCAGCCGTTAAATAGTCATGACGTTCCTTCCGGACCGAAGAATACTGTTGCCAAGGAAGAATTTCTTGATAATTTTGAGCCGGAACCTGAATATTACGTTGAGGTCGTTCTTCCGCGTATTAGAAATCTTGATGCCACAATTAAGCGCGGAGAGAAGCATCGCGATCGCTCAGAGAATTACAGTGCGGAGTATGAATTTAATTCTGCGATTGCAGTTGATGAAGATAATGTCAGAGCAAACTTTGGTCTGGGGCTGACATATCTTGATCGCGGTGAAACCGGTAGAGCTGATGATATTTTCAGGCGGCTGGTGGTACTGGAAGCTATTTTTGAGCCTAGACATAAGCATCTGTTCAATGAATTCGGTATCAGTTTGCGTAAAAACTGCATGATTGATCAGGCCTTGGAATATTATCACAAGGCTGAGAGTATTTGTAAAAGAGATGAAAATCTGTACCTTAATATAGCCCGTGCATATTTCGAAAACGGTGAGGTTGAGGATTGCTTGAAATACGTCAATAAAAGCCTTGATATTAATTCTGATCACGAAGAGGCCGGACTTTTTCTCGAGTATATGCGTGAAATTGGTTACGGGGGTGACAGAGTTGCTGATTCTGAATGTGTTGCTCCTCAAAAGATAAAGAATAAAAAAAGTCCAGCCCCGGATTTTAATTTTAACATTTAACCGCAACAAACAGCCGCACCTGAACGACCTTTTTCATAAAGCATAACGGAGTTAGATTTGCCATCCATTTGGAAGCTGAGAAGCGAAGAGGAAGTACCTTCGTCTTTATCTGTATTAGCGGCAGAGTTGGGAATTACTGACCTTTTAGCTGAAATTTTATGGCACAGAGGTTTTAAGACTCGTAATGAGATGGATTTTTTTCTGTCTCCCGGGTTGAGGAATCTATGCAAGCCTACGGAAGTTCCCGGTACTGAAGAAGCCGCGAAAGTGCTGGTTGAAGGGCTTACACAGGGTAAAAAGTTTGCTGTATGGGGTGATTATGATGTTGATGGCATAACCTCCACGGCTTTGGTGAAATCTTTTCTTGAATCCCGCGGTTTTGAATGCGCTCATCATCTTCCGAATCGTATCGAAGAAGGATACGGGCTTAATATTCCTCATCTTAAAAAGCTTAGCGATGAGGGTATAAATCTTCTTTTGACCGTCGACTGCGGCATAACAAATAATGCCGAGATCGCCGCTGCCAATGAAATGGGGATGACTGTAGTTGTTTCCGATCATCATTTGCCAAGTGATGAGTTGCCTCCTGCCGCCGCTATATGCAACCCACGCATAACGTCTATGAACGGTAAAACGTATGACTGCCCCTGCGATGCTTTGGCAGGTGTCGGCGTGGCCTTTATGCTCATGGCGCAGATGAACAGACTTCTTCCCGGAGATCCTGTTGATCTCAGGCAGTATCTTGATTTTGTTGCTCTCGGAACCATTGCCGATGTTGTTGAATTGCAAGGACATAACCGCATTCTGGTGAAGAATGGATTGCTTCTTTTGAAAGAGGCTAAACGTCCCGGTCTGGCCGCTCTTAAAGTCGTCAGCGGCTATGATATGTTTGCCGCAATCGGTGCCGGACAGGTTGGATTCGGACTTGCTCCGCGGATAAATGCTTCCGGTAGAATGGGTGATCCTGACAAGGCTCTCGATCTTTTGCTTGCCGCAGATATGGAAACAGCTCGTCCCATTGCGAAGGAATTGGATACGCTTAATTCTGAGCGTCGCGCAGAAGAGGACCGCATCCTTAAAGAAGCTCTGGCACAGGCCGAAGAGCAATCAAGGCCGCCGCATAACAGGGCTGGTTTGGTATTGTTTTCGCCGGACTGGCATCCGGGCATTATCGGGATTGTTGCGTCACGCGTTGTAGAAAAATATTATCGCCCGACCATCATGCTTTGTGAAGACGAAGGTGTTATCAAAGGGTCCGCTCGTTCTATCCGCGAATTTCATATTCACGAAGCGCTGACTGGAATGTCGGAATTGTTTACAAATTTCGGCGGTCATAAACTTGCCGCAGG contains these protein-coding regions:
- a CDS encoding DEAD/DEAH box helicase, whose translation is MNFESFCFDSRIASGIRATGYSAPTSVQVKAIPAVLEGCDVFGLTQSGTGKTSAFVLPILQRLITAEAPTRGPIRVLVLAPAREQVLKIHEKFISLGKQTGIRCSAVFGDGDAESGIQIKLKEISRVTVLVATPDRLLELINRAEVDLSYVDTLVVDEADTQLTMDFSVEIKSILAKLPLKRQNLMFSATLPSSVSTLSAEILHDPKIFQIANTAPVETVKHICCPVPIHLKQEFLKALLEDIEFESVLVFVRTRRWAERLAARLVKAGYNAASLHGDLSQSKRKVVLDGFKSGEFNIMVATDLAASSLECSSITHVINYDMPDTFEIYRHRMEKTGIDGKKGVAFLFAADEDIAQVVEIGKLVEGRLSVHHLDNFDYKGSKPEPVLPEVVKKKERSKPGRAKKGNKRHGHSGKGSV
- a CDS encoding YicC/YloC family endoribonuclease, giving the protein MPVSMTGFGRFESTEDKWSHCWEIRSVNSRYLDLKWRLPGFLRGYESRWEKLVRKYGSRGRVDISLNLEVFSAELLGIGLNKLQAEAMITQVRDMATADGVDFTPDYNRLFGLSSLWRDASSEPDPKLAASITAGLEGALANWRESRQAEGDDLVVDLKERFTLLKEYGETVKAKVPEILEMRRVALIERVTNMMETLGAEYSEDRMIQEVAILTDKLDVSEEATRLDAHLDRIFEVLNSNKDAGKRLDFLLQETFREINTCGNKCQDIEVSRVVVEFKAELEKCREQVQNIE
- the pyrF gene encoding orotidine-5'-phosphate decarboxylase yields the protein MSELVVALDFKDAKSAIAMAEKVRGVAPWVKVGLELFCAEGPQIISTFKDMGFKVFIDLKFFDIPNTVKGAVRSATLAGADMLSLHAMGGERMAIAAREGRAEAAIGGAGPLLMAITVLTSMSEEDLPFAVPNGLGDAVLDLALASSQAGLDGVVCSGLEVESVKEKCGSDFLCLTPGIRPASVSDDQRRVVTPAQAVSRGSNFLVVGRPITGADDPAEAARSIIAEMNS
- the gmk gene encoding guanylate kinase — its product is MTDTRFPSRKGQVLVLCAPSGTGKSTLVKSLRGEFSEVGFSISCTTREPRQGEAHGREYYFLSVDEFKAKRDAGEFAEWAEVHGNFYGTPKKPVEKMLFKGMDILFDIDFQGAMQLMETMPDGIFVFLMPPSYSELKARLEGRNTDSAEVIGRRLRNAMSEMASAPQFEYWIVNDDLDKAYSELRSIYLAGKNRPCTNPGLLESILSTWE
- a CDS encoding class I SAM-dependent methyltransferase, with amino-acid sequence MQEQTAVDVEKVSYSHKFIQDMVINPSFYTDSSLLKDVNEMSKPSVVITDPMIMGMVLKFFYCYVHKGCFDEVVPLEKVSELCEMFSRHRSLNEPDDDIELMNYLRQWSFSLRMLADIPKTSHIIRSIITHKISPNLMDLDEYVGLDIGTGTGILLLAQYIHARRLGFEKIHLYGIEYDKMVGLQSYKIFKELGIAEIILGDARESRNYEPLMDKQVTFVSNETVAAMHQPLRRDHFVAICRTLFRTVGNNIKDAGFFPEGLIAFCKEMNVSVLLAKNTAFLGPKEYHDMHLLPQGIIIEGNIVPLHQLGDELLPYMSEWARERLSRRW
- a CDS encoding DUF370 domain-containing protein, with the translated sequence MQKQTLLNIGFGNYVVSSRVITIVNPSSSPMRRLREDARQEGRLVDATQGRKTRSIIVMDSNHVILSAIQAETIGHRYTSGDADND
- a CDS encoding PilZ domain-containing protein; protein product: MEKISLQFFLDKIDSAIAVPAMKIFKALPPESMPIILTTAGAIGFLAALIAYLMLRSSSRKRDGGSNYKKNLISDFKDNGIILDLANSESHENVLARAVITDIKEDRINLEIVDEMGLSQQSEFGQILMMFPPEKTETGSVNNFKTTIISLECKKEGCSRLSASLPRSFSSIIRRRHKRKRVIDQQFIRVKIWLGKPDTDDASFADSIPDLAVNSYDPRSGGHEDNEVINISNGGLAVSTPLILSENKFDTDTDVLINIFMFNFRQKIFKPYWYAGKIRTVENIDRKSCRLGVGFTMSGTIRDENEQFIDWTEI
- a CDS encoding ribonuclease H-like domain-containing protein — translated: MLERTFCHLKGIGNTTEAKIWESGVSHWNDILEGTDIPFSPAKVNELEIGCGESLKRLKECDPIWFADRLPASDQWRLYPHFRKNIAYIDIETTGTDAHCCDITTIALWNGREVKTYVQGRNLHEFEEEIAKYQMIVSFNGKCFDVPFIEKYFGIKVKAAHIDLRFVFRSLGITGGLKGIEHYFGMDRGDAEGLDGYFAVLLWNEYEMSGNEKALETLLAYNVLDSVNLENLMIRGYNLHIERFPQHDLEPLSTVPEPLNPFKAHIDVVESIRRRYPSGGAFRKF
- the mtaB gene encoding tRNA (N(6)-L-threonylcarbamoyladenosine(37)-C(2))-methylthiotransferase MtaB, which gives rise to MKKFWITTLGCKINQYESESIRQRWEQMGFEQAANDVEAHEVVINSCAVTASALRDLRQLVRSINRRNPEADIIITGCAAQVFAGELAELPGVSEVIPQDHKADLLKLDKLHDSEEKVENSDGVTIFQPFEIKDYQRARAVVKVQDGCSHRCTYCIVPITRGPSVSRKIEDILSEIQRLLDAGFREMVISGINLSHYGREFKDRPDFWDLMERIEKEFGSEWGGRARLRISSLEPGQLKDRAFEVFSSSKLICPQLHLSLQSGDYSVLKRMGRGHYKPQDALTFVEELTKIWPVFGLGADILTAFPGETEEEFNNTFEFCQKLPLSYAHVFPYSVRPGTVAAKMKGQLSGFIKKERGAKLRELVEEKKAEFLNKILGLNSLKVLFQDKNKGICEFYSTCELENGFEGAVPRELVKVVPIKILKDKLLVRILEPEC